The following coding sequences lie in one Pseudarthrobacter phenanthrenivorans Sphe3 genomic window:
- a CDS encoding Na(+)/H(+) antiporter subunit C produces MSVNLTLLIVMGALYACGIYLILERSLTRVLLGLMLLANATNLLILATGGYAGLAPLYAKDIPAEDYNDPLPQALILTSIVISFAVTSFMLGIIYRTWVLARRDEIQADMEDLRVAETPSFDAEDDAVIPAETSEFPVATVVAGGREMPAEDAAREEKPGSTNVAPGPEGAGR; encoded by the coding sequence ATGAGCGTAAACCTGACCCTCCTGATCGTCATGGGGGCCCTCTACGCCTGCGGCATCTACCTGATCCTCGAACGCAGCCTGACCCGGGTCCTGCTGGGCCTGATGCTCCTGGCCAATGCCACCAACCTGCTGATCCTTGCTACGGGAGGCTACGCCGGGCTCGCACCGCTGTACGCCAAGGACATCCCGGCGGAGGACTACAACGATCCCCTTCCCCAGGCGCTGATCCTGACGTCCATCGTCATCTCCTTTGCCGTGACCTCCTTCATGCTGGGCATCATCTACCGGACCTGGGTCCTGGCACGGCGTGATGAAATCCAGGCGGACATGGAGGACCTCAGGGTGGCGGAAACGCCGAGCTTCGACGCCGAGGACGACGCCGTGATCCCCGCCGAAACCTCCGAGTTCCCCGTAGCCACAGTCGTCGCCGGAGGCCGCGAAATGCCCGCCGAAGACGCAGCCAGGGAAGAAAAGCCCGGCTCAACAAACGTGGCCCCCGGCCCGGAAGGAGCCGGAAGGTGA